In a genomic window of Flavobacterium sp. KACC 22761:
- a CDS encoding thioredoxin family protein yields MTKKLLFLLFFLGSFFMQAQNLLWKTNMADAIAMSNEQRKPMLILFTASGVPENLQNEIFKTPDFAVWSRDNVILVKLDLSDNSASDSDKEQNLRLKSAFGVEELPQVCFASASIRKTKTTFSALGKISYKPGGAKAWIAESNAILHPSE; encoded by the coding sequence ATGACCAAAAAATTACTTTTCCTACTATTTTTTTTAGGTTCATTTTTTATGCAGGCGCAAAATCTTCTTTGGAAAACAAATATGGCCGATGCAATTGCGATGAGTAATGAACAAAGAAAACCAATGTTAATTCTTTTCACTGCCTCAGGTGTACCAGAGAATCTTCAAAATGAAATTTTTAAAACGCCAGATTTTGCTGTATGGTCACGAGATAACGTGATTTTAGTAAAGCTTGATCTATCTGATAATTCAGCATCTGATAGTGATAAAGAGCAAAATCTTAGATTGAAAAGTGCTTTTGGTGTAGAAGAACTTCCTCAAGTTTGTTTTGCTAGTGCATCTATTAGAAAAACCAAAACAACTTTTAGCGCTTTAGGAAAGATCTCTTATAAGCCAGGAGGAGCAAAGGCGTGGATCGCTGAATCTAATGCGATTTTGCATCCAAGTGAATAG
- a CDS encoding thioredoxin family protein, translating into MTKKTLTLLFLLGSFFMHAQGLVWKTSMTDAVAASMEQKRPLFIFFTIAGAPTKLQNEIFNTPDFVVWARDNVVLVRLDLSDTSISDAEKEQNVSLKGALGVVELPQACLTIASVRKTKTTFNLLGRLPYKPISAKAWIAEANIMMNPD; encoded by the coding sequence ATGACTAAAAAAACACTTACCCTGTTATTTTTACTTGGTTCGTTTTTTATGCATGCGCAAGGATTAGTCTGGAAAACTTCTATGACTGATGCAGTTGCAGCAAGTATGGAACAAAAAAGACCGCTATTTATTTTCTTTACAATTGCGGGTGCACCAACAAAACTTCAAAACGAAATTTTTAACACCCCAGATTTCGTTGTTTGGGCAAGAGATAATGTTGTTTTGGTGAGACTAGATTTATCCGATACATCAATATCTGATGCTGAAAAAGAGCAGAATGTGAGTTTAAAAGGTGCTCTTGGTGTTGTAGAACTGCCACAGGCTTGTTTAACTATAGCTTCTGTGCGAAAAACAAAGACAACTTTTAATTTATTGGGCAGACTGCCTTATAAGCCTATAAGCGCGAAGGCTTGGATTGCTGAGGCTAACATTATGATGAATCCAGATTAA
- a CDS encoding ComEC/Rec2 family competence protein yields the protein MKVLDFPLARITIWFILGIVFFYYITIPLFVSEIALGLGPSILIVFYFLSKRNRRFISFFGASTYFISFFIGGITLIAHTNSLQKSNYIHYQKAFETPSEITFILREKLKSNSYSDRFTALIQTIDGKTHSGKIIVNIAKDSLKSPFVIGNIIKTKTTLQKNNSTKNPNQFDYDKYLEDRQIYAQVYLNKAEIKINTNIKKDIWYYADYLHRRIIHNLEKAHFNPAEMNVALALILGQQQEISSDIIQDYQYSGATHILSVSGLHVGFIMLLINFILKPIPNTRKGSFIKLISVLTALSFFAIISGLSPPVLRSVIMFSFLAIGNHLRRAGNIYHTLLVSMLLILLFEPYFLFDVGFQLSYIALFFILWLQPLLKKLWNPKNKIALYIWNALTVSFAAQIGAFPLCLYYFHQFPGLFFVTNIAIIPVLAFVMIAGILVTTYAVFDSPPLFLAQILEKSIYLLNQIIHAVASIKSFVILDISFNFYFLLTFYLLIIAAIVWFKKPDYPKLVLFLISIILVQLSFIYTKRENETQKEMIIYNAKKQTLITVRSGKNIKLFTSNKSMLANPKNNILNSYLVGNFSKIKSASEIKNVLFYNDKKIFIIDSSGVYTNKTQPDILLLTQSSKINLDRVLEEIHPKTVIADASNSNSIQKIWKKTCAKKNIPFHATAEKGYYKLK from the coding sequence ATGAAAGTATTGGATTTTCCTTTGGCCCGAATTACCATTTGGTTTATTCTTGGAATTGTATTTTTCTATTATATCACAATCCCGTTATTCGTTTCTGAAATAGCGCTGGGATTAGGCCCCTCAATTTTGATTGTTTTCTATTTTTTAAGCAAAAGAAACCGAAGATTCATTTCATTTTTCGGCGCAAGTACATATTTTATTTCATTTTTTATTGGGGGAATCACGCTTATTGCACACACCAACTCGCTTCAAAAATCAAATTACATTCATTACCAAAAAGCATTTGAAACTCCTTCAGAAATAACATTTATACTTCGCGAAAAACTCAAAAGCAACTCCTATAGCGATCGCTTTACCGCACTCATACAAACAATTGACGGAAAAACACATTCTGGAAAAATCATCGTAAATATTGCAAAAGACAGTCTCAAAAGCCCTTTTGTCATTGGAAACATCATTAAAACAAAAACCACCTTACAGAAAAACAATTCGACCAAAAATCCAAATCAATTTGATTACGATAAATATTTGGAAGATCGCCAAATTTATGCGCAAGTTTATCTAAACAAAGCCGAGATTAAAATCAATACAAACATAAAAAAGGATATTTGGTACTATGCCGATTATCTTCATCGACGTATCATTCATAATCTAGAAAAAGCGCATTTTAATCCTGCCGAAATGAATGTAGCACTCGCTTTAATTTTGGGTCAGCAACAGGAAATTTCATCTGATATTATTCAGGATTACCAATATTCTGGTGCAACACATATTTTATCGGTTTCAGGATTGCACGTTGGCTTTATAATGTTGCTCATAAATTTTATTCTGAAACCAATTCCAAATACCCGAAAAGGCTCCTTTATAAAACTGATTTCCGTATTAACAGCTTTAAGCTTTTTTGCCATTATTTCTGGTTTGTCTCCACCAGTTTTACGCTCTGTAATTATGTTCTCATTTCTTGCCATCGGGAATCACCTTCGCCGAGCAGGAAATATCTATCATACTTTATTAGTTTCAATGTTACTGATTTTGCTTTTTGAGCCTTATTTTTTGTTCGATGTCGGATTTCAATTGAGCTATATTGCCTTATTTTTTATTCTTTGGCTACAACCATTATTAAAAAAATTATGGAATCCAAAAAACAAAATCGCACTGTATATCTGGAATGCTTTAACGGTTTCATTTGCGGCACAAATTGGCGCTTTCCCTTTATGTCTTTATTATTTTCATCAATTCCCAGGATTATTTTTTGTTACTAATATTGCTATCATTCCGGTTTTAGCTTTTGTAATGATTGCAGGAATTCTGGTCACGACTTATGCTGTTTTTGATTCTCCACCTCTATTTTTAGCTCAAATTCTAGAAAAAAGCATTTATCTTTTAAACCAAATCATTCACGCTGTTGCTTCAATAAAATCGTTTGTCATACTTGATATCAGCTTTAATTTTTACTTCCTACTCACTTTTTATCTTTTAATAATTGCAGCAATTGTTTGGTTTAAAAAACCCGATTATCCCAAATTAGTTCTTTTTTTAATCTCAATAATTTTGGTACAGCTTTCTTTTATTTATACAAAAAGAGAAAACGAAACTCAAAAAGAAATGATTATTTACAATGCAAAGAAACAAACCTTGATTACGGTGCGATCTGGTAAAAACATCAAACTATTTACCAGCAATAAATCCATGCTAGCTAATCCAAAAAACAATATTTTAAACTCTTATCTAGTTGGAAATTTCAGTAAAATTAAGTCGGCTAGCGAAATTAAAAATGTGCTTTTCTATAATGACAAAAAAATCTTTATTATTGACAGCTCGGGCGTTTATACAAATAAAACCCAACCTGATATTTTATTGTTGACGCAATCTTCAAAAATAAATTTAGATCGAGTTTTAGAAGAAATACATCCCAAAACCGTAATCGCTGACGCTTCAAATTCAAACTCGATTCAAAAAATTTGGAAAAAAACCTGTGCCAAAAAAAACATCCCTTTTCATGCCACTGCCGAAAAGGGATATTATAAGTTAAAATAA
- a CDS encoding C40 family peptidase — protein MKRIIILLLTAIVFVSCKSSSNAVSKRETKRENKSVVNHLIETASENLGAKYKAGGTTKNGFDCSGLVYTTFEAENIKLPRSSYEQAKIGTVIPLKEAQKGDLIFFKTNKSKQINHVGLITEVSPTEIKFIHSSTSKGVIISSTKEPYYQNSFAQVNRIVK, from the coding sequence TTGAAAAGAATAATTATTCTACTGCTGACAGCAATCGTATTTGTGTCTTGTAAATCTTCTTCAAATGCTGTTAGCAAAAGGGAGACAAAACGAGAAAACAAAAGCGTTGTTAATCATTTAATTGAAACAGCTTCCGAAAATCTTGGAGCAAAATATAAAGCTGGCGGCACCACTAAAAATGGTTTTGACTGCTCTGGACTTGTCTATACTACTTTTGAAGCAGAAAACATAAAATTGCCTAGAAGTTCATATGAACAAGCAAAAATTGGAACTGTCATTCCGTTGAAAGAAGCTCAAAAAGGCGATTTAATTTTTTTTAAAACCAACAAAAGCAAACAAATAAACCACGTTGGATTAATTACAGAAGTAAGTCCCACTGAGATAAAATTCATACATTCCTCCACTTCAAAAGGCGTAATTATTTCCTCTACTAAAGAACCTTATTACCAAAATTCTTTCGCACAAGTCAATAGGATCGTAAAATAA
- the lpxB gene encoding lipid-A-disaccharide synthase, whose product MKYYIIAGEASGDLHGSNLMKALYEEDPQAEIRFWGGDLMQKAGGTLVKHYRDLAFMGFVEVVFNLKTILSNIKICKKDISEFKPDVIIFIDYPGFNMRIAKWAKALNYKTHYYISPQIWAWKENRIKAIKQDVDKMFVILPFEKSFYEDKHHFPVDFVGHPLIDAIQNQPAFDEAIFRKENNLGEKPIIAVLPGSRKQEITKMLSVMLSVVDDFQDYEFVIAGAPSQEYEFYQQFLKNKNIAFVSNKTYDLLRSATAALVTSGTATLETALFKVPEVVCYKGSEISYQIAKRIITLKYISLVNLIMDQEVVTELIQNDCNTKRIKEELQKLLEPTSREKLLKNYDILEQKLGGVGASKKTAKLIVADLKQA is encoded by the coding sequence ATGAAATATTACATAATAGCTGGAGAAGCTTCTGGAGATTTACATGGTTCTAACTTAATGAAAGCTTTGTATGAGGAAGATCCGCAAGCCGAAATCAGATTTTGGGGCGGTGATTTGATGCAGAAAGCTGGCGGAACTTTAGTAAAGCACTACCGTGACTTAGCTTTTATGGGATTCGTTGAAGTTGTTTTTAATTTAAAAACAATTTTGAGCAATATCAAAATCTGCAAAAAAGACATTTCTGAGTTCAAGCCAGATGTCATTATTTTTATTGATTATCCAGGTTTTAATATGCGTATTGCAAAATGGGCAAAAGCGTTAAATTACAAAACGCATTATTACATCTCACCTCAAATTTGGGCTTGGAAAGAAAACCGAATCAAAGCCATCAAACAAGATGTGGATAAAATGTTTGTCATTCTTCCTTTTGAGAAAAGCTTCTACGAAGACAAGCATCATTTCCCTGTAGATTTTGTTGGACATCCACTAATTGATGCGATCCAAAATCAGCCTGCTTTTGACGAAGCTATTTTTAGAAAAGAAAATAATTTGGGCGAAAAACCTATCATTGCAGTTCTTCCGGGAAGCCGAAAGCAAGAAATCACAAAAATGCTGAGCGTAATGCTAAGCGTTGTTGATGATTTTCAGGATTATGAATTTGTAATTGCCGGCGCGCCAAGTCAGGAATACGAATTTTATCAGCAGTTTTTAAAAAACAAAAACATAGCATTTGTTTCAAACAAAACTTATGATTTGTTGCGTTCTGCGACGGCAGCTTTAGTAACTTCAGGAACAGCAACGCTTGAAACTGCTCTTTTCAAAGTTCCAGAAGTAGTTTGCTATAAAGGAAGCGAGATTTCATACCAAATTGCAAAACGAATTATTACGTTAAAATACATTTCGCTTGTCAATTTAATTATGGATCAAGAAGTGGTTACCGAATTGATTCAAAACGATTGCAACACCAAACGAATTAAAGAAGAACTTCAAAAATTACTAGAACCAACATCTCGCGAAAAACTATTGAAGAATTACGATATTTTGGAACAAAAACTTGGTGGAGTTGGAGCCAGCAAAAAAACCGCAAAACTAATAGTTGCCGACTTAAAGCAAGCTTAA
- the surE gene encoding 5'/3'-nucleotidase SurE, translating to MKDEKPLILVTNDDGILAPGIRALISVMETIGEVVVVAPDKPQSAMGHAITINNTLFLDKISKEEDAITEYSCSGTPVDCVKLAVNEILRRKPDLCVSGINHGSNSSINVIYSGTMSAAVEAGIEGIQAIGFSLLDFDWNADFEPVKSFVKKIVLETLANKLPAGVVLNVNFPKLKENEIKGIKICRQAKAYYAQKFDKRQTPHGKDYYWLTGKFTNEDKGEDTDEWALENGYISVVPVQFDLTAHHSMQQLNTWKLNE from the coding sequence ATGAAAGACGAAAAACCATTAATATTAGTGACCAATGACGATGGAATTCTAGCTCCGGGAATTAGAGCTTTGATCAGCGTTATGGAAACTATAGGCGAAGTTGTAGTGGTTGCACCAGACAAACCTCAAAGTGCCATGGGGCACGCCATCACGATAAATAATACCTTATTTCTAGATAAAATCTCAAAAGAAGAAGATGCAATCACCGAATACAGCTGTTCTGGAACTCCTGTAGATTGCGTAAAACTGGCTGTAAATGAAATTTTAAGACGAAAACCTGATCTTTGTGTTTCAGGAATAAATCACGGGTCAAATTCATCCATCAATGTAATTTATTCTGGAACCATGAGTGCCGCTGTTGAAGCTGGTATTGAAGGAATTCAGGCAATCGGATTTTCACTTTTGGATTTCGATTGGAATGCCGATTTTGAACCTGTAAAATCTTTCGTCAAAAAAATAGTTTTAGAAACGCTTGCCAATAAATTACCCGCTGGTGTTGTTTTAAATGTCAATTTTCCGAAATTAAAAGAAAACGAAATTAAAGGAATTAAAATTTGTCGTCAAGCGAAAGCGTATTATGCGCAAAAATTTGACAAACGCCAAACACCGCACGGGAAAGATTATTACTGGCTTACCGGAAAATTCACCAATGAAGACAAAGGCGAAGACACGGATGAATGGGCGCTAGAAAATGGTTATATTTCTGTAGTTCCGGTTCAATTTGATTTAACCGCTCATCATTCAATGCAACAACTTAATACTTGGAAATTAAATGAATAA